The following proteins come from a genomic window of Ferrovibrio sp. MS7:
- a CDS encoding LrgB family protein: MSSVGSMSRVGDIWVYLSAQPLLWLTLTLAAYAFASWFAERCNHAPLANPVGLSVALLIPVLLLTGTPYSRYFEGAQFVHFLLGPTTVALAVPLYRHRDMVRRAAAPMAAALLVGAVVAAGSAILIGRAFGLDAGLLAALAPKSATAPIAMGIAESLGGLPSLTAAMVILTGLCGALLGPLLLRRIARGNDAAFGLALGLSAHGIGTARAFQHSDAAGSFAGIALGLTGLLTALLVPLLWGILAP, from the coding sequence ATGAGCAGTGTTGGGTCGATGAGCCGCGTCGGCGATATCTGGGTCTATCTCTCGGCGCAGCCGCTGCTGTGGCTGACCCTGACGCTCGCCGCCTATGCCTTCGCAAGCTGGTTCGCGGAACGCTGCAACCATGCGCCGCTGGCCAACCCGGTGGGCTTGAGCGTGGCGCTGCTGATCCCGGTGCTGCTGCTCACCGGCACGCCTTACAGCCGCTATTTCGAAGGCGCGCAGTTCGTGCATTTCCTGCTCGGGCCAACCACGGTGGCCTTGGCCGTGCCGCTCTATCGCCATCGCGACATGGTGCGCCGCGCCGCCGCACCGATGGCGGCGGCATTGCTGGTCGGTGCCGTGGTCGCCGCCGGCTCGGCCATCCTGATCGGCCGTGCCTTCGGGCTGGATGCGGGCCTGCTCGCCGCGCTGGCGCCGAAATCGGCCACCGCGCCGATTGCCATGGGCATCGCCGAAAGCCTGGGCGGCCTGCCATCGCTGACCGCCGCCATGGTGATCCTCACCGGGCTGTGCGGCGCCCTGCTCGGACCGCTGCTGCTGCGCCGAATCGCACGTGGCAACGATGCCGCCTTCGGTCTGGCGCTGGGGCTTTCCGCCCATGGCATCGGCACCGCACGCGCCTTCCAGCACAGCGATGCCGCCGGCAGTTTCGCCGGCATTGCGCTCGGCCTCACCGGCCTGCTCACCGCTTTGCTCGTACCGCTGCTGTGGGGAATACTGGCGCCCTGA
- a CDS encoding CidA/LrgA family protein, producing the protein MVPALTLLLGCQLVGELIVRALGLPIPGPVLGMALLFALLLRRGTTWAPLGQAADFLLKHLSLLFVPAGVGVVQHWELLQARLLPLAVTLVASTLLAILAAAGAFVLVQRWLRK; encoded by the coding sequence ATGGTTCCTGCCCTTACCCTGTTGCTCGGTTGCCAGCTTGTCGGCGAACTGATCGTGCGCGCCCTCGGCCTGCCGATACCGGGGCCGGTGCTCGGCATGGCGCTGCTGTTCGCCCTGCTGCTGAGGCGCGGCACTACCTGGGCGCCACTCGGTCAGGCCGCGGATTTCCTGCTCAAGCATCTTTCGCTGCTGTTCGTGCCGGCCGGCGTCGGCGTGGTGCAGCATTGGGAATTGTTGCAGGCCCGGCTGCTGCCGCTGGCCGTGACCCTGGTGGCTTCCACCCTGCTCGCCATACTCGCCGCCGCCGGTGCGTTCGTGCTGGTGCAGCGCTGGCTACGCAAATGA
- the cysG gene encoding siroheme synthase CysG yields the protein MAPVSRKPAEAEPARIAPLARLPLFFDLHGRRAVVVGMSEAADWKAELLQAAGADLLRLESWHAADFANAVLVVADIDDLDEAAALQAACRAAGALCCIIDKPAFCDVQFGAIVNRSPVVIGISTDGAAPVLAQAIRRRIETALPLALGAWAAAAKAIRGRLAALLPDKAARRGFWERFADHAFNRPAEEAQAESLLALADPAGRVMGEVALVGAGPGDAELLTLKAMRALQSADVILFDDLVSDDVLELARREAKRMMVGKRGKRASCKQDDINALMIKLARQGKRVVRLKSGDPMIFGRAGEEIEALQAAGISVRVVPGITTALAAASELGVSLTHRQAAHSVRFVTGHSRQGSLPEGLDWRGLADPETTLIFYMGGRTAPEIAAKLIAEGMPADLPVVALSNVSRPDARRWCGRLDDLHQGLDMNDGAPLLLGIGAVFKGARTSALPADPAAQPAASPAQPRSAA from the coding sequence GCGGCGGACTGGAAAGCGGAATTGCTGCAGGCCGCCGGTGCCGACCTGCTGCGACTGGAAAGCTGGCACGCAGCGGATTTCGCCAATGCCGTTCTCGTGGTCGCGGATATCGATGATCTCGACGAAGCCGCCGCCCTGCAAGCTGCCTGCCGCGCGGCCGGCGCGCTTTGCTGCATCATCGACAAGCCGGCTTTCTGCGATGTGCAGTTCGGCGCCATCGTCAACCGTTCGCCGGTGGTGATCGGCATTTCCACCGATGGTGCGGCGCCGGTGCTGGCGCAGGCGATCCGCCGCCGTATCGAAACCGCCTTGCCGCTGGCGCTCGGCGCTTGGGCAGCGGCTGCCAAGGCGATCCGGGGCCGGCTGGCGGCGCTGCTGCCCGACAAGGCGGCGCGGCGCGGCTTCTGGGAACGCTTCGCCGATCACGCCTTCAATCGCCCCGCCGAGGAAGCGCAGGCGGAAAGCCTGCTGGCCTTGGCCGATCCGGCTGGCCGCGTCATGGGCGAGGTCGCCCTGGTTGGTGCCGGGCCGGGCGATGCCGAATTGCTCACGCTCAAGGCGATGCGCGCGCTGCAGTCTGCCGATGTGATCCTGTTCGACGATCTGGTTTCCGACGATGTGCTGGAGCTGGCGCGGCGCGAAGCGAAGCGGATGATGGTGGGAAAGCGCGGCAAGCGGGCCTCCTGCAAGCAGGACGATATCAACGCGCTGATGATCAAGCTGGCCCGCCAGGGCAAACGCGTGGTGCGGCTGAAATCCGGCGACCCGATGATTTTCGGCCGCGCCGGCGAGGAGATCGAGGCATTGCAGGCTGCCGGCATCAGCGTGCGCGTGGTGCCGGGCATCACCACGGCGCTGGCGGCGGCGTCCGAGCTTGGCGTGTCGCTGACCCATCGGCAGGCGGCGCATTCGGTGCGTTTCGTCACCGGCCATTCACGCCAGGGCAGCCTGCCCGAAGGCCTCGACTGGCGCGGCCTCGCCGACCCGGAAACCACGCTGATCTTCTACATGGGCGGTCGCACCGCACCGGAGATCGCGGCAAAGCTGATCGCCGAAGGCATGCCGGCAGACCTGCCGGTGGTGGCGCTCAGCAATGTGTCGCGCCCCGATGCGCGCCGCTGGTGCGGTCGCCTGGACGATCTGCATCAGGGCTTGGACATGAACGATGGCGCGCCGCTGCTGCTCGGCATTGGCGCGGTATTCAAGGGGGCGCGAACCAGCGCGTTACCTGCCGATCCGGCAGCACAGCCAGCAGCTTCGCCAGCGCAGCCACGATCAGCAGCGTAA
- the rpsU gene encoding 30S ribosomal protein S21 — protein MQVLVRDNNVDQALKALKKKMQREGIFREMKLRGHYEKPSERRAREKAEAIRRARKLARKRAQREGTAA, from the coding sequence GTGCAAGTGCTCGTTCGTGACAACAATGTCGACCAGGCTCTGAAGGCGCTGAAGAAGAAGATGCAGCGCGAAGGTATTTTCCGTGAGATGAAGCTGCGCGGCCATTACGAGAAGCCCTCGGAGCGCCGCGCCCGCGAGAAGGCCGAGGCGATCCGCCGCGCCCGCAAGCTGGCCCGCAAGCGCGCCCAGCGCGAAGGCACCGCTGCCTAA
- a CDS encoding nucleoside recognition domain-containing protein: protein MLDYTLTMLRRSRRLFLDLVKVMLPVMLAVKVAEELGLIERAAQSLDPITRAVGLPVEAGIVWVTTALVGMYGGVGALVGLAGHMQVSVAQLSALAAMMLFAHSLPVEQAIVRRAGASFWLTTLLRIGTGLAYGWAIVAVSNATGWLAEPADLSRIASSGGDGEAGWLAWTWGTVQSFALIFAIILLLLLLLDLLDRSGITQRITRMLEPLLRVSGLDAQAAPVTTVGVLLGLTYGGGLIIEQAREQNIPPRPRFLALAWLSLSHGLIEDTLLMLAMGGDLMVILVGRLLLTLLIVAALAKLLAVLPDRQVTRWFAPP, encoded by the coding sequence ATGCTTGATTACACGCTGACCATGCTGCGGCGCAGCCGCCGGCTGTTCCTCGATCTGGTGAAGGTGATGCTGCCGGTGATGCTGGCCGTCAAAGTCGCCGAGGAACTGGGCCTGATCGAGCGCGCGGCGCAGAGCCTGGACCCGATCACCCGCGCGGTCGGCCTGCCGGTGGAAGCCGGCATCGTCTGGGTGACAACCGCGCTGGTCGGCATGTATGGCGGTGTCGGTGCCCTGGTCGGCCTTGCCGGTCATATGCAGGTAAGCGTGGCGCAGCTCTCCGCCCTCGCCGCCATGATGCTGTTCGCCCATTCGCTGCCCGTCGAGCAGGCCATCGTGCGCCGCGCTGGTGCCAGCTTCTGGCTCACGACGTTGCTGCGGATCGGCACGGGCCTCGCCTATGGCTGGGCGATTGTCGCGGTCTCAAACGCTACCGGCTGGCTCGCCGAGCCCGCCGATCTCTCGCGCATCGCCAGCAGCGGCGGCGATGGAGAGGCCGGCTGGCTCGCCTGGACCTGGGGTACAGTGCAGAGCTTCGCGCTGATCTTCGCCATCATCCTGCTATTGCTGCTGCTGCTCGACCTGCTCGACCGCAGCGGTATTACCCAACGCATCACCCGCATGCTGGAGCCGCTGCTGCGCGTCTCTGGCCTCGATGCCCAGGCGGCACCGGTCACCACTGTCGGCGTGCTGCTGGGCCTCACCTATGGCGGCGGCCTGATCATCGAACAGGCGCGCGAGCAGAATATTCCGCCGCGCCCGCGCTTCCTGGCATTAGCCTGGCTGTCGCTGAGCCATGGCCTGATCGAGGACACGTTGCTGATGCTGGCGATGGGCGGCGACCTGATGGTGATCCTGGTCGGCCGCCTGCTGCTTACGCTGCTGATCGTGGCTGCGCTGGCGAAGCTGCTGGCTGTGCTGCCGGATCGGCAGGTAACGCGCTGGTTCGCGCCCCCTTGA
- a CDS encoding sensor histidine kinase, with protein sequence MGHADLLLQGLDYLNQGISVFDRDLRLVACNRRYAELYDFPDELCRPGTPVDAIYRFNAERGEYGPGDVEQMVQERVALALRFLPHRLERARTNGTVLDIRGTPLPGGGWVTTYTDITERRRAEDALRQARDELENTVVRRTQDLALREAELLRKNRMLDVIVSNMSHGISLFDQNLDLVLCNKRMMDILDLPEDLMRPGTPIAAQYRFNAERGEYGPGDIDELVAQRMQLAQRFEAHRLQRVRPDGRVVEVIGTPVPGIGFVTTYSDITELRRAQDQLRDVAESLERRVGERTEALTREVDERRRAERELRRAKEMAEVANRAKSTFLANMSHEFRTPLNAIIGFSEMLAARYFGELNEKQQSYVEDIHKSGRHLLQLINDVLDLAKIEAGKMEPHPSPLEIDNAVADCLDLIRPDAAKAGVTLSSEVPQTLPLLLADERMLRQMLLNLLSNAVKFTPSGGRIHLAAQAQPGQIRISVADSGIGMAPGDIKIALEPFGQVYDGARSGPLSRGQAGTGLGLPLVKSLIELHGGRLEIESRKGEGTTATLVFPMATVR encoded by the coding sequence GTGGGGCACGCCGACCTATTGTTGCAGGGCCTGGATTACCTGAACCAGGGGATTAGCGTTTTCGACCGCGACCTGCGGCTGGTCGCCTGCAACCGACGCTATGCCGAACTCTACGACTTCCCGGATGAACTCTGCCGCCCCGGTACACCCGTAGATGCGATCTATCGCTTCAATGCCGAACGCGGCGAATACGGCCCCGGTGATGTGGAACAGATGGTTCAGGAGCGCGTCGCACTGGCGTTGCGTTTCCTGCCGCACCGGCTGGAACGCGCGCGCACCAACGGCACCGTGCTGGATATCCGCGGCACGCCGCTGCCCGGCGGCGGCTGGGTTACCACCTATACCGACATTACCGAGCGCCGCCGCGCCGAGGATGCGCTGCGCCAGGCCCGCGACGAACTGGAAAACACGGTCGTCCGCCGCACCCAGGATCTGGCGTTGCGCGAGGCCGAATTGCTGCGCAAGAACCGCATGCTGGACGTCATCGTCAGCAACATGAGCCACGGCATTTCCCTTTTCGACCAGAACCTGGATCTGGTGCTGTGCAACAAGCGGATGATGGACATTCTCGATCTGCCGGAAGATCTGATGCGTCCCGGCACGCCGATCGCGGCGCAATACCGCTTCAATGCCGAGCGCGGCGAATACGGCCCCGGCGATATCGATGAACTTGTGGCGCAGCGGATGCAACTGGCACAGCGTTTCGAGGCGCATCGGCTGCAGCGCGTGCGGCCCGATGGCCGCGTCGTCGAGGTAATCGGCACGCCGGTACCGGGCATCGGCTTCGTCACCACCTATTCCGATATCACCGAACTGCGCCGCGCCCAGGACCAGTTGCGCGATGTGGCGGAAAGCCTGGAGCGCCGCGTGGGCGAGCGCACCGAAGCCTTGACCCGCGAAGTGGACGAGCGCCGCCGCGCCGAGCGCGAACTGCGCCGCGCCAAGGAAATGGCGGAAGTGGCGAACCGCGCCAAGAGTACCTTCCTGGCCAATATGAGCCACGAATTCCGCACGCCGCTGAATGCCATCATCGGCTTTTCCGAAATGCTGGCGGCGCGCTATTTCGGCGAGCTGAACGAGAAGCAGCAATCCTATGTCGAGGATATCCACAAATCCGGCCGGCATCTGCTGCAACTCATCAACGATGTGCTCGACCTCGCCAAGATCGAAGCTGGCAAGATGGAGCCGCATCCCTCGCCGCTCGAAATCGACAATGCCGTGGCCGATTGCCTTGATCTGATCCGTCCTGATGCAGCCAAGGCCGGCGTTACCTTGAGTTCGGAAGTGCCGCAGACCTTGCCGCTGCTGCTGGCGGATGAGCGCATGCTGCGTCAGATGCTGCTCAACCTGCTGAGCAACGCGGTGAAATTCACCCCCTCCGGCGGCCGCATCCATCTTGCCGCCCAGGCGCAGCCGGGACAGATCCGCATCAGTGTTGCCGATAGCGGCATCGGCATGGCGCCGGGCGATATCAAGATCGCGCTCGAACCTTTCGGCCAGGTATATGACGGTGCCCGCAGCGGCCCGCTCAGCCGTGGCCAGGCCGGCACCGGGCTTGGCCTGCCGCTGGTGAAATCGCTGATCGAACTGCATGGCGGGCGGCTCGAAATCGAAAGCCGCAAGGGCGAAGGCACCACCGCCACACTGGTTTTCCCCATGGCTACGGTGCGCTGA